A window from Kovacikia minuta CCNUW1 encodes these proteins:
- a CDS encoding CHAD domain-containing protein, whose amino-acid sequence MKTVSREEQVSAPSILHSSHSDLTLGDYAYAVIHEQQRAIVKQEKKVLADKDPEHLHHMRVATRRLRTALQVFGQVVKLPPSAQEKRISSVAKVLGQLRDLDVQMAALKNDYRPNLKELDQHVLDEALSTLKRERRKAFAGVEDTLTGSRYRNLKAAYETWLDDPDYSALAQLPLRSVLPDLLSPLLSELLLHPGWLVEVDSISEEENEILHDLRKTCKHARYQAEFFKSFYGKDFQDWIGDIKTIQDLLGKVHDGQFLLELLADVMPKRTKIPDLQQMIQQAEQEMMAEWQPIRQKYLDPDFRNHLHQMLLEVTPAAQAKQTAETDEAIKN is encoded by the coding sequence ATGAAAACCGTAAGTAGGGAGGAGCAAGTATCTGCACCCTCCATTCTCCACTCTTCCCATTCAGACTTAACTTTAGGCGATTACGCGTATGCTGTCATTCATGAGCAACAACGGGCGATCGTCAAACAGGAAAAAAAAGTCTTAGCCGACAAAGATCCCGAACATCTGCACCACATGCGGGTTGCAACACGCAGACTGCGAACCGCCCTTCAGGTATTTGGTCAGGTTGTTAAACTCCCACCCTCAGCACAGGAAAAGCGAATTAGTTCCGTAGCAAAAGTATTGGGGCAATTGCGGGATTTGGACGTGCAGATGGCGGCGCTCAAAAATGACTACCGTCCCAATCTAAAGGAGTTAGATCAGCACGTATTGGATGAAGCCCTTTCTACGTTGAAGCGAGAGCGCCGCAAAGCCTTTGCTGGAGTCGAAGATACCCTGACTGGATCCCGCTATCGGAATTTGAAAGCTGCCTATGAAACCTGGCTAGATGACCCCGACTACAGTGCTTTGGCACAATTGCCCCTTCGGTCAGTGCTTCCCGATTTACTCAGCCCCTTACTCTCAGAGTTATTGCTCCATCCCGGTTGGCTGGTGGAAGTAGACTCCATTTCCGAGGAGGAGAATGAAATTCTGCATGATTTGCGGAAAACCTGTAAGCACGCCCGCTATCAGGCAGAGTTTTTCAAGTCCTTTTATGGCAAAGACTTTCAGGACTGGATTGGAGACATTAAAACGATTCAGGACTTGTTAGGCAAAGTCCATGATGGGCAGTTTTTGTTGGAATTGCTGGCAGACGTTATGCCAAAACGTACTAAAATTCCTGACCTACAACAAATGATTCAGCAGGCTGAGCAGGAGATGATGGCTGAATGGCAGCCCATTCGACAGAAATACCTCGATCCAGATTTTCGCAATCACCTGCATCAAATGCTGCTAGAAGTTACACCCGCAGCTCAGGCGAAGCAAACCGCCGAAACTGATGAAGCAATTAAGAACTGA
- a CDS encoding GNAT family N-acetyltransferase has product MSFHSAPDLTSAQTVTMRPAIAADVDWAAPLLFATGPALFSYVFASPSEQAKEILRQAFIQPQHAFSYEYTQVIEVSAQSAGLLVSYPGQVKRQADEKVQLVMARLLPLRKLPKILVNLADLTRIKQDVAPHEYYILGLSILPEFRRRGLGQYLLQQAETHARSCKCSVICLDVTYNNAPAKSLLEQMNYQVACSKTTARFEQMTRAGGIHRMIKNLT; this is encoded by the coding sequence ATGAGTTTTCACTCAGCCCCCGACCTCACCTCCGCCCAGACCGTCACTATGCGTCCGGCGATCGCCGCAGATGTTGACTGGGCAGCGCCTTTACTGTTTGCTACGGGTCCTGCCCTGTTTAGCTACGTCTTTGCTTCCCCTTCGGAACAAGCCAAAGAAATCCTCAGACAAGCTTTTATCCAACCCCAGCACGCCTTTAGTTACGAATATACACAGGTAATTGAGGTTTCTGCCCAATCAGCGGGGTTGCTGGTCAGCTATCCTGGGCAGGTCAAGCGTCAGGCAGACGAAAAAGTGCAATTGGTCATGGCTCGCCTCCTGCCCCTGCGTAAACTCCCCAAGATCCTTGTTAATCTGGCAGATCTGACCCGCATTAAACAGGATGTCGCTCCACACGAGTACTACATTCTAGGACTCAGTATTCTGCCAGAATTTCGCAGGAGAGGATTAGGTCAGTATTTGCTCCAACAGGCAGAAACCCATGCCCGTTCCTGTAAGTGTTCAGTAATCTGTTTAGATGTTACTTACAATAATGCTCCTGCTAAATCTCTCCTGGAGCAGATGAACTATCAGGTTGCTTGCAGTAAAACTACAGCGCGATTTGAGCAGATGACTCGCGCAGGTGGAATTCACCGCATGATCAAAAACTTAACATAG
- the wecB gene encoding non-hydrolyzing UDP-N-acetylglucosamine 2-epimerase encodes MQQRPIPVSIILGTRPEAIKLAPVIQKFKASPVFDTQVVLTGQHREMVDQVMQLFDLAADRDLAIMQPNQTLTDITCWSLRGLEELFQTLQPHLVLVQGDTTTAFAATLAAFYQKIPVGHVEAGLRTDDLYNPYPEEANRRLISQLTQLHFAPTDLSVQHLQNSGVLGEIHQTGNTVIDALLAVAARNPVCAIPNLDWNNYRVILATVHRRENWGEPLENIAEGFLRVLDKFPDTALLLPLHRNPTVREPLKAVLGQHPRAFLTEPLDYTDLVGAIQRCYLLLTDSGGLQEEAPSLGKPVLVLRETTERPEAVMAGTAKLIGTNPDRILSTTAELLSNAIAYEEMATAVNPFGDGHASDRILKIVENYLRQKDSSSL; translated from the coding sequence ATGCAGCAGCGCCCCATCCCGGTCAGTATCATTCTGGGCACCCGACCGGAAGCCATTAAACTGGCTCCGGTGATTCAGAAATTCAAGGCTTCGCCAGTTTTTGATACACAGGTTGTGTTAACCGGGCAACATCGGGAGATGGTGGATCAGGTGATGCAACTGTTTGACCTGGCAGCCGATCGGGATCTGGCGATTATGCAGCCGAACCAAACCCTGACTGACATCACCTGCTGGAGCCTGCGGGGACTGGAGGAATTGTTTCAAACACTGCAACCCCATTTAGTGTTGGTGCAGGGAGATACAACCACTGCGTTTGCGGCAACCCTGGCAGCCTTCTACCAAAAAATTCCCGTGGGGCATGTGGAAGCGGGTCTACGGACGGATGACCTGTACAATCCCTACCCTGAAGAAGCCAATCGGCGGTTGATTTCTCAACTGACCCAACTGCATTTTGCACCAACGGACCTCTCGGTGCAGCATTTGCAGAATTCCGGTGTTTTGGGCGAAATTCATCAAACGGGCAATACGGTGATTGATGCTTTGCTGGCAGTTGCAGCCCGCAATCCCGTTTGCGCCATCCCCAATCTGGACTGGAATAATTATCGGGTCATCCTAGCAACTGTCCACCGGCGGGAAAACTGGGGTGAACCGCTAGAAAACATTGCTGAAGGATTTTTGCGGGTTCTAGATAAATTTCCCGACACAGCACTACTGTTACCGTTACATCGAAATCCGACGGTGCGGGAACCGTTGAAAGCGGTTCTGGGTCAGCATCCCAGGGCTTTTTTGACCGAACCGCTGGACTATACGGACCTGGTGGGTGCAATTCAGCGCTGTTATTTGTTGCTGACGGATTCGGGTGGGTTGCAGGAAGAAGCGCCCAGCCTGGGTAAACCCGTGCTGGTGTTACGGGAAACAACGGAGCGACCGGAAGCCGTGATGGCGGGCACTGCCAAACTGATTGGCACGAACCCCGATCGCATCCTTTCAACCACCGCTGAATTGTTGAGTAATGCGATCGCCTATGAAGAAATGGCAACCGCAGTCAACCCCTTTGGAGATGGGCATGCCAGCGATCGTATCCTAAAGATTGTGGAAAATTATTTACGACAAAAGGACTCGTCTTCACTGTAA
- a CDS encoding DUF7219 family protein yields the protein MADSADKNKEQFLYPIGRYRGEYTPEHVIFNANLQEFAQRISLVCGLETGGKITPQEAYTEIKQLWKQLKDSKQNLLDQANRPKPELPEDDA from the coding sequence GTGGCGGATAGTGCAGACAAAAATAAAGAGCAGTTTCTTTATCCCATTGGGCGTTACCGGGGTGAGTACACTCCAGAACATGTGATCTTTAATGCCAACTTGCAAGAATTTGCCCAGCGGATTTCCCTCGTCTGCGGACTGGAAACGGGCGGAAAAATTACTCCCCAGGAAGCTTACACAGAAATTAAGCAATTGTGGAAGCAGTTGAAAGATTCAAAGCAAAACCTGTTAGATCAGGCAAATCGTCCCAAACCCGAACTACCCGAAGATGACGCCTGA